In the genome of Photobacterium sp. TY1-4, one region contains:
- a CDS encoding 2-octaprenyl-3-methyl-6-methoxy-1,4-benzoquinol hydroxylase has protein sequence MEQFDVVVAGGGMVGAATAIGLVQQGLQVVVLEGTAPPAFAADQPMDLRVSAISPNSVALLERLGAWDHVRAMRLCPYKRLETWEHPECRTRFSAEQMHLAQLGFIVENRVIQLALWQQFEHYPNLTLRCPARMATATATDAGYTIQLADGERLQTRLLIGADGANSQVRQQVGIGITAWDYRQHCMLINIASALPQQDITWQQFTPQGPRSFLPLPGHQGSLVWYDSPSRIKQLSAMGPEQLKAEIQAHFPPELGDFTVLGQGSFPLTRRHAQRYCKPGVVLLGDAAHTINPLAGQGVNLGFKDVDTLLHEIEKAGSDWADNRVLRAYERRRRPDNLLMQSGMDFFYTTFSNDLLPLKLLRNAGLKLAEHAGPMKQQVLKYAMGM, from the coding sequence ATGGAACAGTTTGATGTGGTCGTCGCCGGTGGCGGCATGGTCGGGGCTGCGACGGCTATCGGCCTGGTGCAGCAGGGATTACAGGTTGTCGTGCTTGAGGGCACGGCGCCACCGGCGTTTGCAGCGGATCAGCCGATGGATCTTCGGGTTTCTGCCATTTCACCGAACTCTGTGGCGTTGCTGGAGCGCCTGGGGGCTTGGGACCATGTGCGGGCGATGCGTCTGTGTCCTTACAAGCGACTGGAAACCTGGGAGCATCCGGAGTGCCGGACCCGCTTCAGCGCAGAGCAGATGCACCTGGCGCAACTGGGCTTTATTGTCGAAAACCGGGTGATCCAACTGGCGCTGTGGCAGCAGTTTGAGCACTACCCGAATCTGACGCTTCGTTGCCCGGCCCGGATGGCGACCGCGACGGCCACCGATGCCGGATATACAATTCAACTGGCCGATGGCGAAAGGCTTCAGACCCGCTTGTTGATCGGGGCGGACGGAGCCAATTCTCAGGTGCGCCAGCAAGTCGGGATTGGGATCACCGCCTGGGACTACCGCCAGCACTGTATGCTGATTAATATTGCCTCGGCCCTGCCGCAACAAGACATTACCTGGCAGCAATTTACCCCGCAGGGACCGCGATCGTTTTTGCCGTTGCCGGGCCACCAGGGCTCTTTGGTCTGGTATGACAGCCCGTCTCGCATCAAGCAGCTTTCGGCAATGGGCCCCGAGCAACTCAAAGCGGAGATTCAGGCCCATTTTCCGCCGGAGCTGGGGGATTTTACCGTGCTGGGGCAGGGGAGCTTTCCATTGACCCGACGCCATGCCCAGCGCTATTGCAAGCCGGGCGTGGTGTTGCTGGGCGATGCCGCCCATACCATTAATCCACTGGCCGGGCAGGGCGTAAACCTGGGCTTTAAAGATGTTGATACCCTGCTGCATGAGATTGAAAAAGCGGGCAGCGACTGGGCTGACAACCGGGTACTGCGTGCTTACGAGCGCCGTCGCCGGCCGGATAATCTGTTGATGCAAAGCGGAATGGATTTTTTCTATACCACCTTCAGCAATGATCTGCTGCCGTTGAAACTGTTGAGAAATGCCGGACTGAAACTGGCGGAGCATGCCGGGCCGATGAAACAGCAGGTGCTGAAATACGCGATGGGGATGTAG